A genomic window from Lotus japonicus ecotype B-129 chromosome 1, LjGifu_v1.2 includes:
- the LOC130740185 gene encoding F-box/kelch-repeat protein At3g23880-like, with amino-acid sequence MDKFWVRIWNPATQLRSKKSPAFSIGDDRRFGFGYDDSRDTYKVVVLSEYPSHGKVKTETMVYCMGDSHWRNILSDPGIPLSLMWSDGQFVGGCVNWLTEDPNNLYEHIGDSEDDECNDIIQMAIVLFDMREETYRFLSLPDTGGVPYTSIGFGVLGDCLCLYYDHEETHFIVWQMRDFEVRESWTRLMSVSYAHLRCEEYTFYLPNICFCEDGDILMLIHGFKAIKYNLRENSVKHVQHPDNKLWLNVKTYVQSLVLPR; translated from the exons ATGGACAAGTTTTGGGTCCGAATTTGGAACCCGGCCACACAATTGAGGTCCAAGAAATCACCAGCCTTTAGTATCGGCGACGACAGGAGGTTTGGGTTTGGCTATGATGATTCACGTGACACTTACAAG GTGGTGGTGCTTTCAGAATATCCTAGTCATGGAAAGGTGAAAACGGAGACAATGGTTTATTGCATGGGTGATAGTCACTGGAGAAATATTTTGAGCGATCCCGGTATACCACTTTCGCTAATGTGGAGCGATGGGCAATTCGTGGGTGGCTGTGTTAATTGGTTAACAGAAGATCCCAACAATTTATATGAACACATTGGGGATAGTGAGGACGATGAGTGCAATGATATTATCCAAATGGCGATTGTTTTATTTGACATGCGTGAGGAGACATATAGATTTTTGTCATTACCGGATACTGGTGGCGTGCCTTATACTAGCATAGGCTTTGGAGTTTTGGGGGATTGTCTGTGTCTTTATTATGACCATGAGGAAACCCATTTTATTGTGTGGCAAATGAGAGATTTTGAAGTTCGAGAGTCTTGGACTCGATTGATGAGTGTCAGTTATGCACATCTTCGATGTGAAGAGTATACATTTTATCTACCAAACATATGTTTTTGTGAAGATGGTGACATCCTGATGCTTATACATGGTTTCAAAGCTATCAAGTATAACCTAAGAGAGAATAGCGTGAAACATGTTCAACACCCCGACAACAAACTTTGGCTGAATGTCAAAACTTATGTGCAAAGTTTGGTTTTACCTCGTTAA